ATGTACCAGCTGTAGCGGGAGGCGGTAGCTGGGTCAACTACCCGCTGAAAGCTGTAAACAAAGTCGTGAGCAGTAACAGGGTTTCCGTCCGACCAGCGGGCACTGTCACGAATCTTGAAGGTGAAAACCTTATTGTCATCTGACACCAGCCAGCTTTCCGCCTGCCCCGGAACAATGTTGCCATCGGCGTCCTGATTCACCAGTCCTTCAAATAGGTCCCGGATGATGTTCCCTCCGGGAACGCCTTCCACCTTGTGGGGATCCAGAGAGGCTGGCTCGGCATTGTTGTCTACCGTCAGTTCCTGAACTTCAGCAAGCTTTGTGCTTGCCGGAACGACGGCAGCCTGTGCTGCAGGAACCAGTTGAGTGGTGATAACGGCAGTTGCCGCAAGTATCGATAAAAACTTCATTATTATTCTATTCCTCTTAACCTGCATTGCATTACGGCTCAGGCAAGTCTTACTGCCTATGTAACTAGATGTCTGAAGATGGATCAAGTATCGGTTTATGCAAGTAAAAAAGAGTCGTATGGGAAAATAACCGTTTGAATTGTAGTAACCTTGCTTTTTCTTAGATTGAGTCGTTAACCCGATGCGCCGTAATGATAAGTTTCTGACAATTAGTGAAGTGGCCGAGCGGACAGGCGTTGCGCCTTCAGCCCTGCGGTTCTACGAGACGAAACAGCTTATTCGTTCAATACGGACGGCGGGTAATCAGCGACGGTATCACCCCTCCATGTTACGGCAGATTTCTGTTATTCAGATTGCCCAGAAGCTGGGTGTAACGCTCGAAGAAATTGCCAAAGCTTTTGCTGACCTGCCTGAGAACCGCACGCCGAACAAAAAGGACTGGGACAAACTGGCACGACACTGGGGCAAACAGCTGGATGAACGCATTGCTGTTATGCAGCGTTTACGCTCGCAACTCAACGGTTGTATTGGTTGTGGCTGCCTTTCCATGAAGCATTGCGAGCTGGTGAACCCGGATGATGCCGTTGCGTCTCATGGTTCCGGTGCACGGTATGTGATGGAGGAG
Above is a window of Endozoicomonas montiporae CL-33 DNA encoding:
- the soxR gene encoding redox-sensitive transcriptional activator SoxR, whose protein sequence is MRRNDKFLTISEVAERTGVAPSALRFYETKQLIRSIRTAGNQRRYHPSMLRQISVIQIAQKLGVTLEEIAKAFADLPENRTPNKKDWDKLARHWGKQLDERIAVMQRLRSQLNGCIGCGCLSMKHCELVNPDDAVASHGSGARYVMEEPEELFAEISSGGKTRKK